One region of Priestia megaterium genomic DNA includes:
- a CDS encoding SCO family protein yields MKSWSYKLFFLLLISCMMLTACGSKIENPLNWKMDSFSYVNQDQKKVGLSQLKGNVWVANFIFTSCETVCPPMTAHMAKLQKMAKDEGLDVRFVSFSVDPEVDTPQKMKDYATKFGADFSNWDFLTGYKQAEIEKFALDQFKMIVKKPQEDPQVIHGTYFFLIDKDGVVQKSYQGVTDPPYDDMIKDIKTLQ; encoded by the coding sequence ATGAAAAGCTGGTCTTATAAATTGTTTTTTTTACTGCTTATTAGTTGCATGATGTTAACAGCCTGTGGTTCCAAAATAGAAAATCCGCTTAATTGGAAGATGGACTCTTTTTCTTATGTTAACCAAGATCAAAAGAAAGTAGGGCTAAGTCAGCTGAAAGGGAACGTTTGGGTAGCTAACTTTATCTTCACAAGCTGCGAAACCGTATGTCCCCCAATGACGGCTCATATGGCTAAATTACAAAAAATGGCTAAGGATGAAGGTCTGGACGTTCGCTTTGTTTCATTTAGCGTAGACCCTGAAGTGGACACTCCTCAGAAAATGAAGGACTATGCGACTAAATTTGGCGCTGATTTTTCGAATTGGGATTTCTTAACGGGCTATAAACAAGCGGAAATTGAAAAGTTTGCGCTGGATCAATTTAAGATGATTGTGAAAAAGCCGCAAGAAGATCCGCAGGTTATTCACGGTACGTATTTTTTTCTAATTGACAAAGATGGAGTGGTTCAAAAATCTTATCAGGGAGTGACTGATCCTCCTTATGATGATATGATAAAAGATATTAAAACCCTTCAGTAA
- a CDS encoding SGNH/GDSL hydrolase family protein, protein MRKWKSIVISSMSAVVLASCSTTTFLPTDNKEEAVQKEVDLTPKKHIPKGFFPVDLDIVAIGDSLTEGVGDESKKGGYVPYLTKYLSKQNEVQNVRTENLGKRGNRTDQLLARLNQPGVAAEVSRADIVFLTIGGNDVMKVVRDYFYNISIKTFESQQSKYEKRLNDVFSRIRKLNPNAHIYLIGFYNPFFKSLSDVKEINVVINEWNAASEKIASQYDNVSYVKIDDIFYDSDVNLLGKDEFHPNKKGYKLMAERISKSMEEEDPLVGDQKKETAEEVTSDEKEKNTKESGNE, encoded by the coding sequence ATGAGAAAATGGAAAAGTATAGTGATAAGCAGTATGAGTGCGGTGGTGTTAGCGAGCTGTTCGACGACGACTTTTTTGCCAACGGACAATAAAGAAGAAGCCGTTCAGAAAGAAGTGGATTTAACACCTAAAAAGCATATTCCGAAAGGCTTTTTCCCTGTAGATTTAGATATTGTAGCCATTGGCGACTCATTAACTGAAGGAGTAGGAGATGAGTCTAAAAAAGGCGGTTATGTACCATACTTAACTAAATACCTTTCTAAACAAAATGAAGTGCAAAATGTACGAACAGAGAATCTAGGCAAAAGAGGAAACCGGACGGATCAGCTATTAGCGAGGTTAAATCAGCCGGGAGTAGCAGCTGAAGTATCAAGAGCAGACATCGTTTTCTTGACGATTGGCGGCAATGACGTGATGAAAGTGGTAAGGGATTACTTTTACAATATCTCAATTAAGACGTTTGAATCACAGCAGTCAAAATATGAAAAACGTCTAAATGACGTGTTTTCACGCATACGTAAGCTTAATCCTAATGCCCATATTTATTTAATCGGTTTTTATAATCCATTCTTTAAATCGTTAAGTGATGTGAAAGAAATTAATGTCGTTATTAATGAATGGAATGCGGCAAGCGAGAAAATTGCTTCTCAATATGATAATGTAAGTTATGTAAAAATTGATGATATTTTTTATGATTCTGACGTAAATTTATTAGGGAAAGACGAGTTTCACCCTAATAAAAAAGGGTACAAACTAATGGCTGAGCGCATTAGTAAATCAATGGAGGAAGAAGATCCTCTCGTTGGAGACCAGAAAAAGGAAACAGCAGAAGAAGTTACATCTGATGAAAAAGAGAAAAACACGAAAGAGAGTGGGAACGAGTAA
- a CDS encoding DegV family protein, which translates to MSKIKVVTDSTIDLTLEEAEKYGIEMIPLCINIDNETYLDRVELTPTDFIEKMKNSKELPKSSQPAIGSFVEVYERLVSEGYDVISIHMTGGMSGTVRAAESAAQMVEGNITVVDSMYITKALSFQVFEAVKMIEEGHTVEEIVARLEEVRQNTNLFVVVDTLENLVKGGRIGRGKGLIGSLLNIKPIASLADGVYTPVAKVRSHSQIVKFLTKQFEEHTEGKSIKGVGLVHADGLGLASKLKESIVKARGYTQFSIEDTTPIISTHTGIGAIGFMYFAE; encoded by the coding sequence ATGTCGAAAATTAAAGTGGTAACGGATTCAACAATTGATTTAACGTTGGAAGAAGCTGAAAAATACGGTATTGAGATGATACCTTTATGTATTAATATTGATAATGAAACATATTTGGATCGCGTGGAATTAACGCCGACAGATTTTATTGAAAAAATGAAAAATTCAAAAGAATTACCAAAAAGCTCTCAGCCGGCTATTGGTTCTTTTGTTGAAGTATATGAACGATTAGTGAGTGAAGGGTATGACGTCATTTCCATTCATATGACTGGAGGAATGAGCGGAACCGTTCGAGCAGCTGAAAGCGCGGCTCAAATGGTAGAAGGAAATATCACCGTTGTCGATTCTATGTACATTACAAAAGCTCTTTCGTTTCAAGTCTTTGAAGCGGTGAAAATGATTGAAGAGGGGCATACGGTAGAAGAAATTGTCGCGCGCTTGGAAGAGGTGCGTCAAAATACGAATCTTTTTGTCGTAGTCGATACGCTTGAAAATTTGGTTAAAGGTGGACGTATTGGACGTGGAAAAGGGCTAATCGGTTCTCTTTTAAATATTAAGCCAATTGCTTCCCTAGCTGACGGAGTATATACTCCTGTTGCTAAAGTGCGCAGTCATTCTCAAATTGTTAAGTTTTTAACGAAGCAGTTCGAAGAGCATACAGAAGGAAAAAGTATTAAAGGAGTAGGGCTTGTACATGCAGATGGACTTGGGCTCGCTTCTAAGCTAAAAGAATCAATCGTGAAGGCAAGAGGCTATACGCAATTTTCGATTGAAGATACGACGCCTATTATCTCGACGCATACGGGTATTGGTGCAATTGGTTTTATGTATTTTGCTGAATAA
- a CDS encoding YpmS family protein: MKKWKTLFIALLGINVLGAILIIAFIFQPVDKVNPTPSEKVEGDAELTILAKKADLNVLIDKYLKKEFKNQPLNYKITLTDVVRVDGTIQVFGDDINIRMTFDPIVQKNGDIVLEQQSLSVGKLQLPVRTVLRYVNNNFALPEWVTIDPKNESVYVALQQMKLESDFAVKVQKFDLKNDDIRVRLISRSE, translated from the coding sequence ATGAAGAAGTGGAAAACCCTATTTATCGCGTTATTAGGGATTAATGTTCTAGGGGCTATCCTTATTATTGCGTTTATTTTTCAACCGGTTGACAAGGTCAATCCAACTCCCTCTGAAAAAGTAGAAGGAGACGCAGAACTAACTATTTTGGCTAAAAAAGCGGACTTAAATGTACTGATTGATAAATATTTAAAAAAAGAATTTAAGAATCAGCCGCTTAACTACAAAATTACTCTTACCGATGTAGTAAGAGTAGACGGAACGATTCAAGTATTCGGCGATGATATTAATATTCGAATGACATTTGATCCGATCGTACAAAAAAATGGAGATATTGTGCTTGAACAGCAGTCACTTTCTGTTGGAAAGCTGCAGCTGCCTGTCCGCACAGTGCTTCGATACGTAAATAATAATTTTGCGCTACCAGAATGGGTAACAATCGATCCAAAGAATGAATCAGTATACGTAGCGTTACAGCAGATGAAGTTAGAGAGTGATTTTGCTGTAAAAGTACAAAAGTTTGATTTAAAAAATGATGATATTCGCGTACGTTTAATTTCGCGCAGTGAATAA
- a CDS encoding ATP-binding protein, which translates to MKKYIRNLSVFNKTVLFSTLIVVALGVISLAISYQVQKKMAKETLTQHVLIMADLWRESLSKQDVIAAVDSRNGPIPEKDELEKQFRKIYELHPSYLQGYIMTTEKFKSHGNKIIVTANKKIKQSLEPSMIYYGGEEFYKSFKEAERKKKNIVTSTYKDEFGTWITVLSPITNSSGKVVAILGVDVDASAIYIYQKRLIVSLVVAFTLLFTFIIVIQDWGLRRLMSPLGELIEGIQAVSQGKFDVKLTHEDDSELGNVHTRFNEMTERLQQLFHQVSVTKEHLNVETDLSHTKDGITKAIDELEVIMEKTRMQKELQRAEKMNAIGQLAASVAHEIRNPMTVVKGFLQLFQDNTKLSNTELSYIHLMINEMDRAEAIIHDYLSLAKPDVHQHRFINCLECITSLVDLLSSYALLTNNILIELDAKEEMYVRGSRNELNQVLLNIMKNGIEAMRAGGTLRVGLYKREGHVHIQIEDTGIGMTSEQVNRLGTAFYSLKEKGTGIGLMVSYQLVEQMNGRIEVESIPGKGSTFILIFPSYD; encoded by the coding sequence ATGAAAAAATATATTCGAAATTTGAGTGTGTTTAACAAAACGGTTTTATTTTCTACTTTAATTGTAGTTGCCCTTGGAGTCATTTCTTTAGCCATTAGCTATCAAGTTCAAAAAAAAATGGCAAAAGAGACGTTAACGCAGCATGTGTTAATTATGGCCGATTTATGGAGGGAGTCTTTATCTAAACAAGACGTAATAGCAGCAGTGGATTCAAGGAACGGGCCGATTCCTGAAAAAGACGAGCTAGAAAAGCAGTTCAGAAAGATTTATGAATTGCATCCGTCGTACTTGCAGGGATATATTATGACGACCGAAAAATTCAAATCGCATGGAAATAAGATTATCGTAACAGCGAATAAGAAAATTAAGCAATCGCTAGAGCCGTCCATGATTTATTATGGGGGAGAAGAATTTTACAAATCATTTAAGGAAGCAGAACGAAAAAAGAAAAATATCGTAACATCTACATACAAAGACGAATTCGGGACGTGGATAACCGTTTTATCGCCTATTACAAACAGCTCTGGAAAAGTTGTGGCTATTCTTGGTGTAGATGTAGATGCAAGCGCTATCTATATCTATCAAAAACGTTTAATTGTGTCTTTGGTCGTTGCGTTTACGCTTCTGTTTACCTTCATTATTGTGATTCAAGACTGGGGACTAAGGCGATTAATGTCGCCCCTTGGGGAATTAATAGAAGGAATTCAAGCGGTGAGTCAAGGGAAATTTGATGTGAAGCTGACACACGAAGATGATTCTGAGTTAGGGAATGTACACACAAGATTTAATGAAATGACCGAGCGGCTGCAGCAGCTTTTTCATCAAGTGTCAGTAACAAAAGAACACCTGAATGTAGAAACAGATCTCAGTCATACAAAAGACGGAATTACCAAAGCGATTGATGAATTGGAAGTTATTATGGAAAAAACGAGGATGCAAAAGGAATTGCAGCGAGCGGAGAAAATGAATGCAATTGGCCAATTAGCTGCTTCTGTAGCGCATGAAATTCGAAATCCTATGACGGTGGTAAAAGGGTTTTTGCAGCTGTTTCAAGATAACACAAAGCTTTCAAACACTGAATTAAGTTACATTCATCTTATGATTAATGAAATGGACAGAGCAGAAGCGATTATTCATGACTATTTATCGTTAGCCAAGCCGGATGTTCACCAGCATCGTTTTATTAACTGCTTGGAGTGTATTACAAGCTTAGTAGATTTATTATCTTCTTATGCTTTATTAACAAACAATATACTCATAGAATTAGACGCAAAAGAAGAGATGTATGTTCGCGGCAGCCGAAACGAATTGAATCAAGTTCTGCTTAATATTATGAAAAATGGAATTGAAGCCATGAGAGCTGGGGGAACGCTTCGAGTGGGGCTTTACAAGCGAGAAGGGCATGTACATATTCAAATTGAAGATACTGGTATAGGCATGACCAGTGAACAAGTGAACCGGCTAGGAACAGCGTTTTATTCTTTAAAAGAAAAAGGAACAGGGATTGGTCTGATGGTTTCTTATCAACTGGTGGAACAAATGAATGGAAGAATTGAAGTGGAAAGCATACCAGGAAAAGGTTCAACGTTTATCTTGATTTTCCCTAGCTATGACTAA